In the genome of Helicovermis profundi, the window CTCAACACTCCATTTTTAGAGGTTACTTCTTTTGACAACATTCCTGGTTACGGAATTGAAGTATCACTTGAGAATAACGTTAGTGCAATTATTGGCAATAAAAAAATAATTGATAAAAATAAAATTAACTTGCCTTCTAATGATATCGTTACAAAACTTGCTAAAGAAGGAAATACACCGATATTCGTTGCAATAGACGGTATTTTAGCTGGAATAATTGGAGTTTCTGATGTAATAAAAGATACAAGTTTAGAAGCTATAAACAATCTCCATAAACAAAACATAAAGGTTGCAATGATTACTGGAGATCATAAGGATACTGCAAATGCGATTGCAAAACAAGTAAATATTGATATAGTAATTGCTGAAGTATTACCAGAAGATAAGGCAAATGAAGTCAAAAAGCTACAAAATGATAATTCAATAATAGCTATGGTTGGAGACGGAATAAATGACGCCCCAGCTCTTGCACAGGCTGATGTTGGAATTGCAATTAGTTCCGGAAGTGACGTTGCCATTGAATCGGCTGATATTGTTCTAATGAAAAATGATCTTAGAGACGTTTCAACTGCAATTAGTTTAAGCAAAGCTACTATTAGAAACATCAAACAAAATCTATTTTGGGCATTTGCATATAATACTGCAGGTATTCCACTTGCTGCTGGAGTAGTATATTTACTTGGTGGACCACTATTAAATCCAATATTTGCTGCTGCTGCAATGTCTATGAGCTCAGTATCTGTTGTTACTAATGCTCTTAGACTAAGGCATTTTTCAAAGTAAGTTTCGCTCTTCACGCCAAAGGCGTAAGGCAAGCTTAACTTATTTTGAAAAATGTACATCTTAAAACATATATATTTTTTATAAACTCGTTTAGCTAAAGCTAAACATTGAGGAATCAAATGAAGGATTTACTAAAGTCTGATTTAAAAATTCCCACTTATAAAAGTGGTGTCTTAACTCTAAAAACTAAGAATAACTTATTAAAACTATTTTACTAACGGAGGTTAATATGAAAAAAACTATTACAATTAACGGAATGTCTTGTCACCACTGTGAAATGCGAGTAGAAAACGCTTTAAAAGAATTAAATATTGATGTCATTTCTGTAAGTGCCAGCGAAAACAATGCTATCGTTGAACTTAGTGATGATTTTGATACAAAAAAAATTGCTGAAACTATTGACGATGTGGGCTATGAAATGATTGATATTAAATCTTAATGAAAAATTTTAAAACCGTAACTATTGTTACGGTTTTAACTTTGTAAAATAGTCTATAATACAAATGTAGTAGTTAATAATTTATCCATCAATTATTTTAAATAAAATAAAGGAAGGTATTATGAATCCCAAAAATGCCGTACTTCAAAAGGTAAGAAATAATAAAAGAACTTATGGTATCACTCCAAGAATTCCTGGTGGTTTTGTAACTCCAGAAATACTTATAAAAATCTCAGAGGTTTCTAAAAAATATAATGGCACTATAAAAATTACTAGTGGTCAAAGGATAACTATACTTGGATTAAATGCAGAAGATATTGATAATATTTGGCAAGAACTTGATATGGAACCTGCAATATTATCATCCTATTCAGTAAAAAATGTTGAAATTTGTCCTGCCTCATTTTGTAAGCGTTCAAGGCAAAATTCAATGAAGCTTGGTTTAAAACTTGAAAAACGTTTTTACGGTGCTCCTTGTCCTAATAGAACTAAAATTGGAGTGGTCGGTTGCTTAAATGGTTGTTCTAGCGTACATGCAAAAGATATTGGCCTTCTGGCTAATGAAGAAGGTTTCATAGTTGTTGCTGGTGGAAGTGCTGGATATAATCAACGCCTATCTGATACAATTGCTAGAAATCTTTCAGAAGATGAAGCTTTTTGTATGGTAGAATCAATTTATGAAGTTTACAATGAAAAAGCTGATTTTGGACAAAAATTAGGTCCATTTATAGATAAAATTGGATTAGATAGTTTTAAAGAACTTGTTTTTAAAGTATATAATAGTAAATTAACTAAAAAGGAGAAGATCAATGAGTAAATTTTTAGCACCAATTCATACATGGTTATTTAATAAAATTAAATTACTTGAATCAATTGAAAAAGATATAAGAAGTCTTAAAATACTTACTGAAGAGGAAAAAAAAGCTCTTTACACTACTCTATCAAATAAGTACGGAGAACTACTGGACGAAAGACCAATTGAAGAATTAATTGATACAGACAATATTCATGGATGGCTTCAGGGTAGAATAAAAATAGCTGAAACTCGCCAAAGTGAACTAACATTTGCTTTACTAAATAAAAATAAAGATACTGCAATGAATGAATTACTATCAATTTATAAGAATTACGGATTTGAATCTGCAAAAAAAGTAAATATTGATAAAAACATTAATGAACCTGAATTTATACTCAATTCAACTAATAATTTTCTAGTAGAAGGTATGCCATGCGATAGAATAAATACAATAACATTAAATACAGAAAATGAACTTAATTGGAATTCAGCAAGATGCTTACATGAAGAATATTGGAATTCAACTGGAAACAATGTAGAAGTTTACTATAATCTTAGAAAATCATTTATTAATGGATTTATTGATGGCCTTAATTTGAACTATAATTATGATTTTGATATAATTAAGACCACTACACTTAATAGTATTAATCATTCAATCAAATAACAGCATTAGTTGTTTTTATAACTACAACATTCTCAAAAGGAGGAAATTATGATTACTAAAGACTCACTTATAGGCGATATAATAATGAAATATCCAAAAGCAGTAGAAATACTTATGAATAATGGCATGGGATGCGTCGGTTGTCCTTCTTCGCAAATCGAATCTATTGACCAAGCTGCTGCTATACACGGCATGGATATTGAAAAATTATTAGAAGAATTAAATAAAGCACTATAGTATTCACATAAATGAATTTCTTGGATTCAGAGGGAGTTTTTACTCCCTCTTTGAATCTTAGAAAACATAACCCAGAGCCTTTTTAGAGTTCTTTATCCCCCACTTTTTAAGAAGTGGGGGTATTAGAACTCTAAGGCATCGGATAAAAAGAAGGGATTAAGTGTTATCAACTTAACCCCTTCTTTTTTACATACTAGTTTAATCACATTGCAGTACTCAATAGCTTCTATTTGTTTTCAATAAGTCTATCGAGTATTAAATTGTAACCACCTTGACCACCCTGAATACTTTTATTTACTTTACTAATTGTTGCAGAGCTTGCATAGGTCTTTTTTTCAATTTCAATCCACTTTGTATTATTTCTTAAACATTTTGCAATAGATAATCTTTGAGCCATAGATAAAAGTTCATTAATAGTGCAGATATCTTCAAAAAATTTATAGCATTCTTCTCTATTATTAAGCGAAAGGATGGCATCAAATAAATCGTCCATTTCTTTTGACTTAAGCTTTGAATTATATGTATTCAAATTATTTCCTCCTTATAAAGCACAACTTACTACTTCAATTATATTTAATGAAGAAAGATTTGTAAAGAAAATTGCCTATAATTTTATCAATGAATACTATAAACTAAATAATACTATATTAAATAAAAAAATCTGATTAAAAATATATCTTAATCAGATTTTTTATAAAACAAGAATTTTTTTAACCAAGTGCTACATCTAGAATCATCATAACAGAAAAACCTACCATTGCACCAATAGTTGCAACATCTGTTTTATGATCTGATTGAGCTTCTGGAATAAGTTCTTCAACAACAACGTATATCATTGCTCCAGCCGCAAAAGCAAGTGCATACGGCAAAATTGGTCTCATCATAATTACTAAAGCCGCTCCAATAACACCTGCAATTGGTTCAACAATTCCAGATGCCTGACCATACATAAACGCTTTAAACCTAGACATATTTTCCCTTCTTAAAGGTATAGAAACTGCTGCACCTTCAGGAAAATTTTGTATACCAATACCTATCGCTAGTGCAACAGCACCTGCAAGCGTTGCTGATGGAAGTCCATATGCAACTGCTCCAAAAGCAACTCCAACTGCCAAACCTTCTGGTATATTATGTAGGGTTATTGCAAGTACCAATAAAATACTTCTTTGCCAGCTTGTTTTAATACCTTCAGCTTCTTCAATTTTAAGTCCCAAATGTAAATGTGGAAGAAGTTTATCTACTAAAAATAAAAACGCTCCACCACCTAAAAATCCTACTGCTGCTGGGACCCAAGGAATTACATTCATTTGTTCTGCCATTTCAATTGATGGGGCAAGTAGTGACCAAAAACTTGCTGCAATCATAACACCTGCTGCAAAACCTAACATCCCATTTAAAACAGTCTTATTAATTTTCTTGAAGAAAAATACCATCGATGCCCCAAGAGCTGTAACAAACCATGTAAATAATGTTGCAAATAAAGCCTGTATTACAGGAGAATATCCTATTAACCAATCAAACATTTTATCACATCCTATTTATATTTTTTAATCTATTTATAGAATATCATATAAATTTACCATTGTAAATGTAATGAAAATAAATTTACAATCATTACATTTCATATATTTTTAATCATACTTCTTATTACACTCAATAAATGTACTTCTTCATCTTTTTTTATTTTTTTTAATACTCTTTTCTCTATTATTAAAACAACTTTCCTTGTCTTTTTATAATTATCTAATCCTTTATCGGTAATCACTATATTTCTTAGCCTTTTATCTTCCGTATTAACCACTCGTCGAACAAAGCCTTTCATAAGCAAAATATCAATAATACCAGTTAAGGTCGATCCTTTAATGCCTATTATATTTAGCAATTCTTTTTGAGATAAATCACCTTTTTTATATAAATTTTCTAGTAATAAATACTGCGAATATGTAATATCATATTTACTCAATTTATTATTATATTCAGTTTTAATCATTCTTGAAAATTCATTTATAGTATTAAATAAATTAGACATCTTTTCATCCTTTCAAATTTAGATAGAAAGTTTATTTTCAATAATACTTTTGAGGTTATTTGTTATTTCAAATGTATCAAGAGTTTTATATTCATCATTTAATATTGGTTTTTCAATAATAAGTTTTACTTTAGATGATCTTATAGTTTTACTTCCTTTTGGCATAATTTCTTTAGACCCATTTATAATAATAGGCACAATTGGAACGCCTGATTTTATTGCCAATTTTAACGCTCCAGCTTTAAATTCCAATAAATTTCCATCTTCACTTCGCGTACCTTCTGGAAACACAACTATTGAATATCCTGATTTTAATAACTTTATACCCTTAATTATAGATTTTGCAGATTGTCTTATATCACTTCTGTCCATAAATATACAATTTATCTTTTGCATCCATCTATTTACTACAGGAAATTTTTTTAATTCTATTTTTGCTATAAAGGCTTTTGGTTTATCAATTTTTGCAAGTAATATTGGTATATCAAAATTACTTTGATGATTACTTACAAAAAGAACCGGACCTTCTTTCGGTATATTTTCTTCACCAATAATTTCAACTTCTACTCCTGCTAATCTAATTAATTTATCACACCACTCTTTTACAATAATAAAACTTCTTTTTTGAGATTCTTCTATAAGCCCTTTACTTTCCATTTTGTTTATTTTAGAAAGTTTTGGAAGCGATTTTACTAAACTACCCATAAAATACATAAACCACACTAGTGTTCTAAACATATATAAATTTTGTATAATAATTTAATTATTATAACTCTCCTTTTTATTTGAATATATTTTTTTTATTGAAATTAATCTATTGTTTAATTCTTGTTTTAATATCTTACTTGCTCCCTTTACCTGTGTTCCTTTTAGCAAGTAGTCTCTTGCGGTTCTTATATCACCGTCTTCAAAATACAAAGTTCCAATTTTCATTGTTAATTTTACTTCATCATTAGGATTAATATATTCTGTTGAATTAAACCATGCATCTTCATAATATCCACGAAGAATTCTTTTTGCTTTATTTACATTCTCTTCATCTTCAACGTCTTCTAGCAACCATACTATTGATTGCCAAAGCCTTGCTTTTAAAAAA includes:
- a CDS encoding MarR family winged helix-turn-helix transcriptional regulator encodes the protein MSNLFNTINEFSRMIKTEYNNKLSKYDITYSQYLLLENLYKKGDLSQKELLNIIGIKGSTLTGIIDILLMKGFVRRVVNTEDKRLRNIVITDKGLDNYKKTRKVVLIIEKRVLKKIKKDEEVHLLSVIRSMIKNI
- a CDS encoding NAD(P)/FAD-dependent oxidoreductase — its product is MNPKNAVLQKVRNNKRTYGITPRIPGGFVTPEILIKISEVSKKYNGTIKITSGQRITILGLNAEDIDNIWQELDMEPAILSSYSVKNVEICPASFCKRSRQNSMKLGLKLEKRFYGAPCPNRTKIGVVGCLNGCSSVHAKDIGLLANEEGFIVVAGGSAGYNQRLSDTIARNLSEDEAFCMVESIYEVYNEKADFGQKLGPFIDKIGLDSFKELVFKVYNSKLTKKEKINE
- a CDS encoding YerC/YecD family TrpR-related protein → MNTYNSKLKSKEMDDLFDAILSLNNREECYKFFEDICTINELLSMAQRLSIAKCLRNNTKWIEIEKKTYASSATISKVNKSIQGGQGGYNLILDRLIENK
- a CDS encoding DUF1858 domain-containing protein produces the protein MMITKDSLIGDIIMKYPKAVEILMNNGMGCVGCPSSQIESIDQAAAIHGMDIEKLLEELNKAL
- a CDS encoding ZIP family metal transporter produces the protein MFDWLIGYSPVIQALFATLFTWFVTALGASMVFFFKKINKTVLNGMLGFAAGVMIAASFWSLLAPSIEMAEQMNVIPWVPAAVGFLGGGAFLFLVDKLLPHLHLGLKIEEAEGIKTSWQRSILLVLAITLHNIPEGLAVGVAFGAVAYGLPSATLAGAVALAIGIGIQNFPEGAAVSIPLRRENMSRFKAFMYGQASGIVEPIAGVIGAALVIMMRPILPYALAFAAGAMIYVVVEELIPEAQSDHKTDVATIGAMVGFSVMMILDVALG
- a CDS encoding heavy-metal-associated domain-containing protein, with the protein product MKKTITINGMSCHHCEMRVENALKELNIDVISVSASENNAIVELSDDFDTKKIAETIDDVGYEMIDIKS
- a CDS encoding lysophospholipid acyltransferase family protein; this translates as MFRTLVWFMYFMGSLVKSLPKLSKINKMESKGLIEESQKRSFIIVKEWCDKLIRLAGVEVEIIGEENIPKEGPVLFVSNHQSNFDIPILLAKIDKPKAFIAKIELKKFPVVNRWMQKINCIFMDRSDIRQSAKSIIKGIKLLKSGYSIVVFPEGTRSEDGNLLEFKAGALKLAIKSGVPIVPIIINGSKEIMPKGSKTIRSSKVKLIIEKPILNDEYKTLDTFEITNNLKSIIENKLSI